The following proteins are co-located in the Deferribacter autotrophicus genome:
- a CDS encoding 4Fe-4S dicluster domain-containing protein: MSESIILRMQKDLERALLKPANKRKWVMLVDIRKCTGCHSCSVACKAENKTPEGVNYRWVKEAEDGEFPNVMRIFMPGLCMQCDNAPCIKACPSGAIYKREDGIVAIDYSKCQSCGGAAVDACPYSAISVDKGNYYTEGTPEIMDYEKGPIFEYGHKYERVGENLPIGSCRKCHYCLHRLEMGMLPTCVTTCLGGANYFGDINDPESLVYQKAKELNVYTFLAGEGTKPTTKYVADDIELCKKCHE, translated from the coding sequence ATGAGCGAATCTATAATTTTGCGTATGCAAAAGGACTTGGAAAGAGCGCTTTTAAAACCAGCTAACAAAAGAAAGTGGGTTATGCTGGTGGATATTAGAAAGTGTACTGGATGCCATTCGTGCTCTGTGGCGTGCAAAGCTGAAAACAAAACACCAGAAGGTGTAAACTATCGTTGGGTGAAAGAAGCTGAAGATGGAGAATTCCCAAATGTTATGAGAATATTTATGCCTGGACTTTGTATGCAGTGTGATAATGCCCCATGTATTAAAGCTTGTCCATCTGGTGCGATTTACAAACGAGAAGATGGCATCGTTGCCATTGATTATTCAAAATGTCAAAGCTGTGGTGGTGCAGCAGTTGATGCTTGTCCATATTCAGCTATATCAGTTGATAAGGGTAATTATTATACTGAAGGCACTCCAGAAATTATGGATTATGAAAAAGGACCAATCTTTGAATATGGTCATAAATATGAGAGGGTTGGTGAGAATTTACCAATAGGTAGCTGTAGAAAATGTCATTATTGTCTTCATAGACTTGAGATGGGTATGCTTCCTACATGTGTGACAACATGTCTTGGTGGTGCAAATTATTTCGGTGATATTAATGATCCTGAAAGTCTTGTATATCAAAAAGCAAAAGAGTTGAATGTTTATACGTTCCTTGCGGGTGAAGGTACGAAACCTACTACAAAATATGTAGCTGATGATATAGAGCTTTGTAAAAAATGTCATGAATAA
- a CDS encoding molybdopterin-dependent oxidoreductase, protein MSKKSIVDKIEVNRRGFLKSSAFLGGSVMLMSQLGCVQKKLDEMSKKGELSKYVLAKPEHVIYSVCLQCHTACNIKCKVYDGVLHKIDGNPYSAQNMYENLPYNTPVDVAARIDGKICPKGQAGVQTLYDPYRIVKVLKRAGKRGENKWKAIPFEQAVKEIVEGGYLFKDVPGEENRKVEGLKDIFKVRDPKLMKQMAKDAKALAEKKMSWSEFKSKYAGKMDLFANPDHPDAGPYNNKFVFMAGRIEHGRKEFMKRFMKDCFGSVNFYEHTTICEQSHHIGFAEMFNGKHHLKPDLMECKFVIYFGTGGFEANFGPPPISEKLTAGYTEKNMKIAVVDPRMSKTAAKADYWVPIRPGTDAAFALAMGRYIIETGRYDKKYLSAANYKAAYSINETTFTNSTWLVKIEKDGPGAFLKPSEIGLSGDFVVMKDGKPVAGKKKGDAVFGDLFVDTVINGIKVKSAFQIYYDSTKSRTLKEWADLCDVPVEQIITLAREFTSYGKKAAIDFYRGPVQHTNGYYNATAIIALNLLIGNVDWAGGLSVGGGHWHEYGGKKGNPFNMKKLVKNKLGTFGYPVTREKTKYEKTTFFNGYPAKRPFYPFTGNVYQEIIPSAYEGYPYDVKCLMIHKGTPAFASPAGHVFIEMLKDVNRIPLLIGSDIVIGETTMYCDYIFPDKAIWERWGFSHPTPDNTVKVSKIRQPVVNPMTDKTKVYGQEVHLGMETLMYAIAEQLNLPGFGKDGFGPGLDNYREEDFYLKLAENIAMEGAPVPDADAKEIDVFFNARKHLTKAAFDVAKVKESPNWKKIVYVLNRGGRFEHTSRAHKGDKLAYQYKKDISLYVESVAQTRDSMTGKRFYGYPVYVPAADMFDRPLKQDGYDLHLISYKEITGGQSRTSSNYWMLDLYLDENFIWMNSKDADRLGLSDGDTAKIVSPTNPDGVWDLKNGMKIKMIGKVKVSEAIKPGTVAVSWHYGHWAYGSHDVVVDGKVIKGDKRRATGLCPNAAMLVDPVLKNMCLTDKIGGSASFYDTHVKVVKA, encoded by the coding sequence ATGAGTAAAAAATCTATTGTGGATAAAATAGAGGTTAATAGAAGAGGCTTTTTAAAATCGTCTGCCTTTTTAGGTGGTTCTGTTATGCTTATGTCACAGCTTGGCTGTGTTCAGAAAAAGTTGGATGAGATGTCAAAGAAAGGTGAACTTTCAAAATATGTGTTAGCAAAACCAGAGCATGTAATTTATTCTGTTTGTTTGCAGTGTCACACAGCATGTAATATTAAATGTAAGGTTTATGATGGTGTATTACATAAAATAGATGGTAATCCATATTCTGCTCAAAATATGTATGAAAATTTACCTTACAATACTCCAGTGGATGTAGCTGCAAGAATTGATGGTAAAATATGTCCTAAGGGACAAGCAGGTGTGCAAACATTGTATGATCCATATAGAATTGTGAAGGTTTTAAAAAGAGCTGGTAAGAGAGGTGAAAATAAGTGGAAAGCTATTCCTTTTGAGCAAGCTGTAAAAGAAATTGTTGAAGGTGGATACCTTTTTAAAGATGTGCCAGGTGAAGAGAACAGAAAGGTTGAAGGTTTAAAAGATATCTTCAAAGTGCGTGATCCAAAACTTATGAAGCAGATGGCAAAAGATGCTAAAGCTCTTGCAGAAAAGAAAATGAGCTGGTCAGAGTTTAAGTCAAAGTACGCAGGTAAAATGGATTTATTTGCAAATCCTGACCATCCTGATGCAGGGCCTTACAACAACAAATTTGTTTTTATGGCAGGTCGTATTGAGCATGGCCGTAAAGAATTTATGAAGAGATTTATGAAAGATTGTTTTGGTTCAGTAAACTTCTATGAGCATACCACAATTTGTGAACAATCTCACCATATTGGTTTTGCTGAAATGTTTAATGGTAAACATCATTTAAAACCAGATTTGATGGAATGTAAATTTGTTATTTATTTTGGTACAGGTGGTTTTGAAGCTAATTTTGGTCCACCACCTATATCTGAAAAGCTTACTGCAGGTTATACTGAAAAAAATATGAAAATTGCAGTGGTTGATCCACGTATGTCCAAGACTGCTGCAAAAGCTGATTATTGGGTGCCAATAAGACCAGGGACTGATGCAGCATTTGCTCTTGCAATGGGTAGATACATTATTGAGACCGGGAGATATGATAAGAAATATCTATCAGCGGCAAATTACAAAGCAGCTTATTCGATAAATGAGACAACCTTTACAAATTCAACATGGCTTGTGAAAATCGAAAAAGATGGGCCAGGTGCGTTCCTTAAACCATCAGAAATTGGTTTATCTGGTGATTTTGTTGTTATGAAGGATGGCAAGCCTGTTGCTGGTAAGAAGAAAGGGGATGCTGTCTTTGGAGATCTTTTTGTAGATACAGTGATAAACGGTATAAAGGTAAAATCAGCGTTCCAGATTTATTATGATTCTACAAAGTCAAGAACTCTTAAAGAGTGGGCTGATTTATGTGATGTTCCAGTTGAGCAAATAATTACATTAGCAAGAGAATTTACATCTTATGGTAAAAAAGCAGCTATAGATTTTTATCGTGGTCCAGTTCAACATACAAATGGGTATTACAATGCAACAGCAATAATAGCTCTTAACTTACTTATAGGAAATGTTGATTGGGCTGGTGGTCTTTCTGTAGGTGGTGGACATTGGCATGAATATGGTGGCAAAAAAGGTAATCCTTTTAATATGAAAAAACTTGTTAAAAATAAACTTGGGACATTTGGATATCCTGTAACTCGTGAAAAAACAAAATATGAAAAGACAACATTTTTCAATGGATATCCAGCGAAGAGACCATTTTACCCATTTACCGGGAATGTTTATCAAGAGATTATACCTTCAGCATATGAAGGTTATCCTTATGATGTAAAATGTCTTATGATACATAAAGGTACACCTGCGTTTGCTTCTCCAGCTGGTCATGTGTTTATAGAAATGCTTAAAGATGTTAATAGGATACCTCTATTAATTGGTAGTGATATTGTTATTGGTGAAACAACTATGTATTGTGATTACATTTTTCCAGATAAAGCTATATGGGAAAGATGGGGATTTTCACATCCAACACCTGACAACACAGTGAAAGTTTCCAAAATCAGACAACCTGTTGTAAATCCTATGACTGATAAAACTAAGGTATATGGTCAGGAAGTCCATCTTGGTATGGAAACATTGATGTATGCAATTGCTGAGCAGTTGAATTTACCTGGTTTTGGTAAAGATGGATTCGGTCCTGGTTTAGATAATTACAGAGAGGAAGATTTTTATCTGAAACTTGCTGAAAATATCGCAATGGAAGGAGCACCTGTTCCAGATGCTGATGCAAAAGAGATTGATGTTTTCTTCAACGCTAGAAAACATTTAACAAAAGCTGCTTTTGATGTGGCTAAAGTGAAAGAGAGTCCAAACTGGAAGAAAATTGTTTATGTATTGAACAGAGGTGGAAGATTTGAGCATACAAGTAGAGCGCATAAGGGTGATAAACTGGCTTATCAGTACAAAAAAGATATAAGTCTTTATGTGGAGAGTGTTGCACAAACAAGAGATTCTATGACAGGTAAAAGATTTTATGGTTATCCAGTTTATGTACCTGCTGCTGATATGTTTGATAGACCTTTGAAACAGGATGGCTATGATTTACATTTGATAAGTTATAAAGAGATAACAGGGGGACAGTCCAGGACTTCTAGTAACTACTGGATGCTAGACTTGTATCTTGATGAAAACTTTATATGGATGAATAGTAAAGATGCCGATAGACTTGGTTTGAGTGATGGAGATACAGCAAAAATTGTTTCACCAACTAACCCTGATGGTGTATGGGATTTGAAAAATGGTATGAAAATTAAGATGATTGGTAAAGTAAAAGTGAGTGAAGCGATCAAGCCAGGAACTGTTGCAGTTAGCTGGCACTATGGACATTGGGCATATGGCTCACACGATGTTGTAGTAGATGGAAAGGTAATTAAAGGGGATAAAAGAAGAGCGACTGGACTTTGTCCAAATGCTGCAATGCTTGTTGATCCTGTACTGAAAAACATGTGTCTCACAGACAAAATTGGTGGTAGTGCCTCCTTTTATGATACACATGTAAAAGTAGTTAAGGCATAA
- a CDS encoding sulfurtransferase translates to MKKLFFTLFLCFLVINSYAIKISTPYVSVWWLEKNLDKVILLDVRRSKQDFYKGHIPNAVFVDKSKVRVDKIIMGKSVKGFLPEKEYFQNFLRSLGINNDSAVVIYTKQRKHINAKYAARLYWQFKVYGFENVALLDGGYYKWVNDIKKIEKGAGKAVTKGNVVLKDVNHEILADISEVKKAINDKNSIIIDFREMAYYLGIKTKSYIAYSGHIPTAFSVSEDLFFNDDGTFISKNDMEKTLFALNIDIHKPIIVYCNTGNHSALGWFILHEILKADSVKNFDGSLIEWTTYELPTKKYVIENFSN, encoded by the coding sequence ATGAAAAAATTATTTTTTACATTATTTCTTTGTTTTTTAGTAATTAATAGCTATGCAATTAAAATATCAACTCCTTATGTAAGTGTCTGGTGGTTAGAAAAAAATTTGGATAAAGTTATTTTGTTAGATGTGAGAAGATCAAAGCAAGATTTCTATAAAGGTCATATTCCAAATGCTGTATTTGTTGATAAATCCAAAGTTAGAGTAGATAAAATTATTATGGGAAAATCTGTCAAAGGTTTTTTACCTGAGAAAGAGTATTTTCAAAACTTTTTGAGATCACTTGGGATAAACAATGATTCAGCAGTGGTGATCTATACAAAACAGAGAAAACATATAAATGCGAAATATGCAGCTAGACTTTACTGGCAGTTTAAAGTTTATGGATTTGAAAATGTGGCTTTACTTGATGGTGGATATTACAAGTGGGTAAATGATATAAAAAAGATAGAAAAAGGAGCTGGGAAGGCGGTAACAAAGGGTAATGTAGTTTTGAAAGATGTTAATCACGAAATTTTGGCAGATATTAGTGAGGTTAAAAAGGCAATAAATGATAAAAATTCTATAATAATAGATTTTAGAGAGATGGCTTACTATCTGGGGATTAAAACAAAAAGTTATATTGCGTATTCTGGGCATATCCCTACAGCATTTTCAGTGTCCGAAGATCTATTTTTTAATGATGATGGTACTTTTATTTCAAAAAACGATATGGAGAAAACGTTATTTGCTTTAAATATTGATATTCATAAACCGATAATTGTTTATTGCAATACTGGCAATCATTCTGCTTTGGGTTGGTTTATCTTACATGAAATTCTCAAAGCGGATAGTGTGAAAAACTTTGATGGTAGTTTAATAGAATGGACTACCTATGAATTACCAACAAAAAAATATGTGATTGAAAATTTTTCAAATTAA